The following coding sequences lie in one Glycine max cultivar Williams 82 chromosome 19, Glycine_max_v4.0, whole genome shotgun sequence genomic window:
- the LOC121174183 gene encoding diacylglycerol kinase 1-like, translating to MGIVRALVRCPQKALVCYSGCISQYMVIIEYLTVAFYLVIELSSTQGLEMGLYLFRMVSHFRVLVCGGDGTVGWVLNAIDKQNFVSLPPVAILPASIGNDLARVLSWGGDLGPVERQAGLTTFLQHIEYAVVMVLDHWKVTISNPQGKQQLQPTKFLNNYLGIDCDAKVALDIHNLREENPDKFYN from the exons ATGGGAATAGTGAGAGCATTGGTGAGGTGTCCACAGAAAGCACTG GTTTGTTACTCTGGCTGCATTTCACAATATATGGTTATCATTGAGTATTTGACTGTGGCTTTCTATTTG gTGATTGAATTAAGTTCAACACAGGGGCTAGAGATGGGACTTTATTTGTTTAGAATGGTGTCTCACTTCAGAGTTCTTGTATGTGGAGGAGATGGTACTGTTGGTTGGGTTCTGAATGCAATAGACAAGCaaaattttgtttctcttcCCCCAGTTGCTATTCTTCCTGCTAGTATAGGAAATGATCTTGCAAGAGTTCTCTCCTGGGGAGGTGACTTGGGTCCAGTGGAGAGGCAAGCGGGTCTTACTACATTTTTGCAACACATAGAATATGCTGTTGTTATGGTTCTTGACCATTGGAAGGTAACAATTAGTAATCCACAAGGAAAGCAACAGCTGCAACCAACAAAGTTTTTGAACAATTATCTTG GAATTGATTGTGATGCAAAGGTTGCTTTGGACATTCATAATCTGCGTGAAGAGAATCCAGATAAGTTTTATAACTAG